The genomic DNA TCCTAACTTGGACACCTCGGTCCAGCGACGACAAACGCTCGAGCACTGCATTCGAGATGCGCCGGCGGACGTCGAGCCCTATTTGGAACTGGCTCAGATCCACCGCGCGCTCGACAAACCGATCGAAGCGCAAAAGGTGCTCGAGAAAGCGGTTCGCATCTCCGGCGACCATCCCGAGGTGTTGTGGCAGCTCGAAGAAGCCGAACTCGCTCGCAGCCTGCAGCGATTAAAAGAGTTCAAGGAGCTTCATAACAAACATCCGACGCCCGATGTGACCAGCGATCTTGAACGCGCTCAAAATGAATGGGCGATCCGCCGGGCCGAGGTCTGCCGTAAGCGACTGCAACGCGATCCCAGCCAGACCAATCTTTACATCGTGATGGCTGAAGCGATGTACGAGATGGGGCAATTTGCCGAGGCGGCCGAAGCTTTGGAACCGGCGCTGAACGATCCGCAAGAATGCAGCAAAGCCCATCTGGTTCGCGGGATGTGTCTGCAAGCGACCAACCAGCCGCTCGAAGCGCTCGCTTCGTTTCGCGGAGCGGCTTTGCGGCGAGCGGTCCAGCCAGCGGCCAACATTAAACTGGCGGCGCTTCGTCACGCGGCTGACCTCGCTTCGCGACTGGGGCTGCGGGCGACCTGCAAACGCTATCTCCGCGGCATCCTTCAATTGAATCCCAACGATCACGTTGCAACCCAAACGCTGGCCCGATTGGAAGCCAAAGGGGCGTCCGACATTCACGACCTGGAGACCACTGAAAATGTCCCAAGCAATCGTTAACCCCGACCACCTACGTCAATTCGCCGGGAACCTCAAAGTCTTCACCGAGGAGCTGCAACAACGGGCCGGTTCGCTGTCGTCGCAGATGAATCAATTGGGCGAATCGTGGCGCGATCAACAACATCGTCGCTTCGCCGCAGAATTCGAAGATGAACTGCGGCAGATGGCTCGTTTCGTTCAATCGGCAGAGCAACACATCCCCTATCTGCTTCGCAAAGCGGATCAGATCGATGCCTACCTAAAAGGATAACCGCTGTGTCGAGCGATGTGAAAAGCGTCGACGCACTGCGCAATCTGTACGCGGCGCTGTTGCAATTGTCCGACCACTGCGA from Rosistilla oblonga includes the following:
- a CDS encoding WXG100 family type VII secretion target, translated to MSQAIVNPDHLRQFAGNLKVFTEELQQRAGSLSSQMNQLGESWRDQQHRRFAAEFEDELRQMARFVQSAEQHIPYLLRKADQIDAYLKG
- a CDS encoding tetratricopeptide repeat protein produces the protein MSADASGSPNLDTSVQRRQTLEHCIRDAPADVEPYLELAQIHRALDKPIEAQKVLEKAVRISGDHPEVLWQLEEAELARSLQRLKEFKELHNKHPTPDVTSDLERAQNEWAIRRAEVCRKRLQRDPSQTNLYIVMAEAMYEMGQFAEAAEALEPALNDPQECSKAHLVRGMCLQATNQPLEALASFRGAALRRAVQPAANIKLAALRHAADLASRLGLRATCKRYLRGILQLNPNDHVATQTLARLEAKGASDIHDLETTENVPSNR